In the genome of Populus alba chromosome 11, ASM523922v2, whole genome shotgun sequence, one region contains:
- the LOC118031272 gene encoding sulfite exporter TauE/SafE family protein 5 produces the protein MKANTILTWLAVSLAILIALSQSRAEETQPFSNNLKIDLFLDKIGKWSTHHQIQPQETGLKLAPSMVIAGVFCFIAASISSAGGIGGGGLYIPILTIVASLDLKTASSFSAFMVTGGSVANVMCNMFTRSAKFGGQTLVDYDIAILSEPCMLLGVSVGVICNLVFPEWLVTILFAVFLACSTFKTCQNGVFHWKLESEEVNRNESGNLENGLVENQTSTKESEEVISSVKEPLLGVELTNSVLRFPWMKLGILFIIWFSFSILYLLRGNRYGEGIIPMESCGFGYWVVSSLQIPLAIIFTALILYRKESCQHQTINQQGMEDLTGGGTSNKLIFPVMALLAGMLGGVFGIGGGMLISPLLLQVGIAPEITAATCSFMVFFSSSMSALQYLLLGMEHVDTAIILSVICFVASLLGLLVVQRAIVKYGRASMIVFSVSTVMALSTVLMTSFGALNVWRDYNSGRNMGFKLPC, from the exons ATGAAGGCCAACACCATCCTGACATGGCTAGCTGTCTCCCTCGCCATTTTGATCGCTCTTAGCCAGTCCAGAGCAGAAGAAACACAACCCTTTTCAAACAATCTGAAAATCGATCTTTTTCTTGACAAAATTGGTAAGTGGAGTACTCATCATCAGATACAGCCTCAAGAAACAGGATTGAAACTAGCACCCTCTATGGTGATAGCAGGAGTTTTCTGTTTCATAGCTGCCTCTATATCTAGTGCAGGTGGCATTGGTGGAGGGGGGTTGTATATTCCAATACTAACTATAGTGGCAAGTCTAGACCTGAAAACAGCCTCAAGTTTCTCAGCTTTTATGGTCACGGGAGGATCTGTTGCTAATGTCATGTGTAACATGTTTACAAGAAGTGCGAAGTTTGGTGGTCAGACCTTGGTAGactatgatattgcaattcTGTCTGAACCGTGCATGTTGTTAGGAGTTAGTGTTGGGGTTATTTGTAATCTTGTTTTCCCAGAGTGGCTTGTCACAATTTTGTTCGCTGTTTTTCTTGCTTGTTCTACCTTCAAGACTTGTCAGAATGGTGTTTTTCATTGGAAGTTGGAATCGGAAGAAGTGAATAGAAATGAAAGTGGGAACTTGGAAAATGGGTTGGTTGAAAATCAGACTAGCACTAAGGAAAGTGAAGAGGTGATAAGCAGTGTCAAGGAGCCTCTTTTGGGTGTAGAATTAACTAATTCCGTGTTGAGGTTTCCATGGATGAAGTTGGGGATATTATTCATCATCTGGTTCTCCTTCTCCATCCTCTATCTTCTTCGAGGCAATCGGTATGGAGAG GGTATTATACCAATGGAGTCCTGTGGATTTGGATATTGGGTTGTCTCATCACTTCAAATTCCTCTTGCAATAATTTTCACAGCTTTGATACTGTACAGGAAAGAGAGCTGCCAACATCAAACTATAAACCAGCAG GGCATGGAAGACCTAACAGGAGGTGGAACATCAAATAAGCTGATTTTCCCGGTCATGGCATTATTAGCAGGGATGTTGGGAGGAGTTTTTGGGATTGGAGGTGGAATGCTTATCAGCCCACTTCTGCTTCAAGTTGGAATAGCACCTGAG ATAACTGCAGCAACTTGCTCGTTCAtggttttcttttcatcttcaaTGTCGGCATTACAGTATCTATTGTTGGGCATGGAACATGTTGATACCGCCATCATCCTTTCCGTCATTTGTTTTGTTGCGTCACTTCTTGGGTTGCTGGTGGTACAGAGGGCCATAGTAAAATATGGCAGGGCTTCCATGATTGTTTTCTCAGTTAGTACAGTAATGGCTTTGAGTACTGTTCTGATGACCAGCTTTGGAGCTCTTAATGTTTGGAGGGATTATAATTCTGGGAGAAACATGGGGTTCAAACTGCCCTGTTGA
- the LOC118031273 gene encoding transcription factor ILR3: MVLPNENDNWVFDCGLIEDISVPGGDLLGLESLDETPNGSLWSSHNFTDSAFLSVEFNNSYENSDGHKESGCRKRVRPGSSNATGSKACREKLRRDRLNDRFMELGALLDPGRPPKVEKSAILVDAARMVTQLRDESQKLKESNVSLQEKIDELKAEKNELRDEKQRLKTEKENLERQVKALSTPPNFLPHPPAIPAPFSAPGQVVGSKLMPFVGYPGISMWQFMPPAVVDTSQDHVLRPPVA; encoded by the exons ATGGTGTTACCTAATGAAAATGATAACTGGGTTTTTGATTGTGGGTTGATTGAAGACATTTCGGTCCCTGGTGGTGACCTTCTTGGTCTTGAATCTCTTGATGAAACCCCGAATGGGTCGCTTTGGTCTTCTCATAATTTCACTGATTCTGCCTTCTTAAG TGTTGAATTCAATAATTCATATGAGAATTCAGATGGCCATAAGGAAAGTGGGTGTCGGAAACG AGTGAGGCCTGGATCAAGTAATGCAACTGGCTCCAAAGCATGTAGAGAGAAACTGCGGCGGGATAGGCTGAACGACAG GTTCATGGAATTGGGTGCTCTTCTAGATCCTGGAAGGCCTCCTAAAGTGGAGAAATCTGCTATACTGGTTGATGCTGCTCGAATGGTGACTCAGTTACGAGATGAATCTCAGAAGCTGAAAGAGTCTAATGTGAGTCTACAGGAGAAGATCGATGAATTAAAG GCTGAGAAGAATGAGCTTCGTGATGAGAAACAGAGGCTAAAGACAGAAAAGGAGAACCTAGAGCGGCAAGTGAAAGCCTTGAGTACTCCACCAAACTTCCTGCCTCATCCCCCTGCCATTCCAGCTCCATTTTCTGCCCCAGGCCAAGTTGTTGGCAGCAAGCTGATGCCCTTTGTTGGTTATCCTGGAATTTCTATGTGGCAGTTCATGCCCCCTGCTGTTGTTGATACCTCTCAGGATCATGTTCTACGCCCTCCAGTTGCTTAA
- the LOC118031646 gene encoding thioredoxin-like protein CXXS1 has protein sequence MESEATNKSRVVMVESGESWDFYISQATTQTRPIAVHFTASWCLPSVAMNPVFEDLASSHPDILFLTVDVDAVKEAAAKMEVKAMTTFVLMKDSAQVDKIVGANPEEIRKRIDSFVQSIPANIA, from the exons ATGGAAAGCGAAGCCACCAATAAGTCAAGAGTTGTAATGGTGGAGTCAGGGGAGTCTTGGGACTTCTATATCTCCCAAGCCACCACTCAAACCCGCCCT ATCGCTGTTCACTTTACTGCCTCATGGTGTCTGCCATCAGTGGCCATGAACCCAGTTTTTGAAGATCTGGCTTCATCTCATCCAGATATCCTGTTTCTCACTGTTGATGTGGACGCTGTCAAG GAAGCAGCTGCTAAAATGGAGGTGAAGGCCATGACAACATTTGTGCTGATGAAGGATAGTGCTCAAGTTGACAAGATAGTGGGTGCAAATCCAGAAGAGATAAGGAAAAGGATTGATAGTTTTGTTCAGTCCATTCCTGCAAATATTGCATAG
- the LOC118031645 gene encoding kinesin-like protein KIN-14C isoform X1, with protein sequence MASRNQNRPPRSPSSKKEGVEGIPLDKRRRIGMGRTGGATNVERKPFGSVNRKLDVTATSDVGSCAEGSDCGNVEFTKEEVDAMVNERLKMKKFDHKGNLELVSELNARLKVCIKWFQKRDESHVEEEGKLQIALDALEKKCTETEAEMKNKEERFSATISELRQDNACLQERLSKEESEKLDAIACHRKENEARIALEALQASLSKDLEKAQQDILAANQRASSVDDMYKRLQEYNLSLQQYNSKLHAELEVARESLKRVEKEKSTIVENHSTLRGRYSSLQDQLNLARTAQDEALNQKDTLANEVKCLRGELQQVREDRDRQVAQVQALTSDVVKYKESTGESCAKLEYLMEKTKSLEETCSSQREQICLLEHQLTAANEKLKMSDLSSIETRTEFEKQKRTVRELQERLAETENQLVEGEKLRKKLHNTILELKGNIRVFCRVRPVLPDDGAGSEPPVISYPTSTEALGRGIDVIQSAGQKYPFTFDKVFNHDASQQEVFVEISQLVQSALDGYKVCIFAYGQTGSGKTYTMMGRPEAAGQKGLIPRSLEQIFQTSQSLMAQGWKYKMQASMLEIYNETIRDLLSTNKSSSTENGAPGKQYTIKHDANGNTYVTDLTIVDVCRMEEISSLLRQAAQSRSVGKTQMNEQSSRSHFVFTLRISGVNEGTEQQVQGVLNLIDLAGSERLSRSGATGDRLKETQAINRSLSCLSDVIFALAKKEDHVPFRNSKLTYLLQPCLGGDSKTLMFVNISPDPASVGESLCSLRFAARVNACEIGIPRRQMLAQTPARPADSRLSYG encoded by the exons ATGGCTTCTAGGAACCAGAATCGGCCTCCTCGTAGTCCTTCTTCT AAGAAGGAAGGGGTGGAAGGTATTCCTTTAGATAAGCGGAGGAGGATTGGGATGGGAAGAACAGGAGGAGCTACGAATGTGGAGCGCAAGCCATTTGGTTCTGTTAACAGGAAGCTGGATGTGACTGCAACTAGTGATGTGGGGAGCTGTGCTGAGGGTTCGGATTGTGGCAATGTTGAGTTTACCAAGGAAGAAGTTGATGCGATGGTCAATGAGAGATTGAAGATGAAAAAGTTTGATCAcaag GGGAATTTGGAATTAGTGAGTGAACTTAATGCTAGGCTTAAGGTTTGTATCAAATGGTTCCAGAAGAGAGATGAATCCCATGTCGAAGAGGAAGGAAAGCTTCAAATTGCTTTAGACGCTTTGGAGAAAAAGTGTACCGAAACTG AGGCAGAGATGAAAAACAAGGAGGAGAGATTTAGTGCAACTATTAGTGAGCTGAGGCAAGATAATGCTTGTTTACAAGAGAGACTTTCAAAAGAAGAATCAGAAAAGCtg GATGCAATCGCTTGTCATAGAAAGGAAAATGAAGCACGAATTGCATTAGAAGCTTTGCAGGCTTCTCTATCAAAAGATCTTGAGAAAGCCCAACAAGATATTTTAGCTGCCAATCAAAGG GCTTCCTCAGTTGATGATATGTACAAGCGATTACAAGAGTACAACTTGAGTTTACAACAGTACAATAGCAAGCTGCATGCTGAACTTGAAGTTGCTCGCGAGTCTCTAAAACGTGTAGAAAAGGAGAAGTCTACTATAGTCGAGAACCACAGTACATTAAGGGGTCGCTACAGTTCATTGCAGGATCAATTAAATTTAGCCAGG ACTGCTCAAGATGAGGCTTTGAATCAGAAAGACACATTAGCAAATGAAGTGAAATGTCTCCGAGGAGAGTTGCAGCAGGTTAGAGAGGATCGTGATCGCCAAGTGGCTCAAGTGCAGGCTTTAACTTCTGATGTGGTGAAGTATAAAGAAAGTACTGGTGAATCCTGTGCAAAACTAGAATATCtgatggaaaaaacaaaatccttgGAG GAGACATGTTCTTCTCAGAGGGAACAAATATGCTTGTTGGAGCATCAGCTCACTGCTGCAAATGAAAAGCTGAAG atGTCTGATTTATCTTCTATAGAAACAAGGACAgaatttgaaaagcaaaagagAACTGTACGTGAATTACAGGAGCGCTTGGCAGAGACAGAAAACCAACTAGTTGAAGGAgagaaattgaggaaaaaattgCACAATACTATTTTG GAGCTAAAGGGGAATATTCGAGTATTTTGTAGAGTGCGTCCCGTGTTGCCAGATGATGGTGCTGGGTCTGAGCCGCCAGTCATTTCTTATCCTACCTCAACAGAAGCTCTTGGCAGAGGCATCGATGTAATACAAAGTG CAGGACAGAAATATCCTTTTACATTTGACAAGGTGTTCAATCATGATGCTTCTCAGCAAGAAGTTTTTGTTGAAATATCACAGCTTGTACAGAGTGCCCTTGATGGCTATAAG GTATGCATCTTTGCTTATGGTCAAACAGGTTCGGGCAAAACTTATACTATGATGGGCAGGCCAGAAGCTGCAGGGCAGAAGGGGCTGATACCACGCTCTTTAGAACAAATATTTCAAACTAGCCAGTCCCTTATGGCACAGGGTTGGAAGTACAAAATGCAG GCTTCAATGCTGGAAATATACAATGAAACCATTCGTGATTTGTTGTCGACAAATAAATCGAGCAGTACAGAAAATGGAGCTCCAGGAAAGCAGTATACCATCAAACATGATGCAAATGGAAACACCTATGTCACTGATCTTACAATTGTGGACGTTTGTAGAATGGAAGAGATTTCCTCTCTACTTAGGCAAGCTGCACAAAGCAG gtcCGTTGGTAAGACCCAAATGAATGAACAGTCTTCGAGAAGCCATTTTGTGTTCACATTGCGTATATCAGGAGTAAATGAG GGTACTGAACAACAAGTGCAAGGAGTTCTAAACCTCATTGATCTTGCTGGAAGCGAGCGACTCTCGAGGAGTGGGGCAACTGGAGACAGGTTGAAGGAAACTCAG GCCATCAACAGAAGCTTGTCATGCTTGAGTGATGTGATATTTGCTTTGGCAAAGAAAGAGGACCATGTTCCTTTTAGGAACTCAAAATTGACTTATCTTCTGCAG CCTTGTCTAGGAGGCGATTCCAAAACCCTGATGTTTGTCAATATTTCTCCGGATCCTGCTTCAGTTGGGGAATCTCTGTGTTCTCTTCGGTTTGCAGCCAGAGTTAATGCTTGTGAAATTGGTATTCCTCGACGACAAATGCTAGCTCAAACGCCAGCTCGACCTGCAGATTCGCGCTTGAGTTATGGCTAA
- the LOC118031645 gene encoding kinesin-like protein KIN-14C isoform X2 gives MASRNQNRPPRSPSSKKEGVEGIPLDKRRRIGMGRTGGATNVERKPFGSVNRKLDVTATSDVGSCAEGSDCGNVEFTKEEVDAMVNERLKMKKFDHKGNLELVSELNARLKVCIKWFQKRDESHVEEEGKLQIALDALEKKCTETEAEMKNKEERFSATISELRQDNACLQERLSKEESEKLDAIACHRKENEARIALEALQASLSKDLEKAQQDILAANQRASSVDDMYKRLQEYNLSLQQYNSKLHAELEVARESLKRVEKEKSTIVENHSTLRGRYSSLQDQLNLARTAQDEALNQKDTLANEVKCLRGELQQVREDRDRQVAQVQALTSDVVKYKESTGESCAKLEYLMEKTKSLEETCSSQREQICLLEHQLTAANEKLKMSDLSSIETRTEFEKQKRTVRELQERLAETENQLVEGEKLRKKLHNTILELKGNIRVFCRVRPVLPDDGAGSEPPVISYPTSTEALGRGIDVIQSGQKYPFTFDKVFNHDASQQEVFVEISQLVQSALDGYKVCIFAYGQTGSGKTYTMMGRPEAAGQKGLIPRSLEQIFQTSQSLMAQGWKYKMQASMLEIYNETIRDLLSTNKSSSTENGAPGKQYTIKHDANGNTYVTDLTIVDVCRMEEISSLLRQAAQSRSVGKTQMNEQSSRSHFVFTLRISGVNEGTEQQVQGVLNLIDLAGSERLSRSGATGDRLKETQAINRSLSCLSDVIFALAKKEDHVPFRNSKLTYLLQPCLGGDSKTLMFVNISPDPASVGESLCSLRFAARVNACEIGIPRRQMLAQTPARPADSRLSYG, from the exons ATGGCTTCTAGGAACCAGAATCGGCCTCCTCGTAGTCCTTCTTCT AAGAAGGAAGGGGTGGAAGGTATTCCTTTAGATAAGCGGAGGAGGATTGGGATGGGAAGAACAGGAGGAGCTACGAATGTGGAGCGCAAGCCATTTGGTTCTGTTAACAGGAAGCTGGATGTGACTGCAACTAGTGATGTGGGGAGCTGTGCTGAGGGTTCGGATTGTGGCAATGTTGAGTTTACCAAGGAAGAAGTTGATGCGATGGTCAATGAGAGATTGAAGATGAAAAAGTTTGATCAcaag GGGAATTTGGAATTAGTGAGTGAACTTAATGCTAGGCTTAAGGTTTGTATCAAATGGTTCCAGAAGAGAGATGAATCCCATGTCGAAGAGGAAGGAAAGCTTCAAATTGCTTTAGACGCTTTGGAGAAAAAGTGTACCGAAACTG AGGCAGAGATGAAAAACAAGGAGGAGAGATTTAGTGCAACTATTAGTGAGCTGAGGCAAGATAATGCTTGTTTACAAGAGAGACTTTCAAAAGAAGAATCAGAAAAGCtg GATGCAATCGCTTGTCATAGAAAGGAAAATGAAGCACGAATTGCATTAGAAGCTTTGCAGGCTTCTCTATCAAAAGATCTTGAGAAAGCCCAACAAGATATTTTAGCTGCCAATCAAAGG GCTTCCTCAGTTGATGATATGTACAAGCGATTACAAGAGTACAACTTGAGTTTACAACAGTACAATAGCAAGCTGCATGCTGAACTTGAAGTTGCTCGCGAGTCTCTAAAACGTGTAGAAAAGGAGAAGTCTACTATAGTCGAGAACCACAGTACATTAAGGGGTCGCTACAGTTCATTGCAGGATCAATTAAATTTAGCCAGG ACTGCTCAAGATGAGGCTTTGAATCAGAAAGACACATTAGCAAATGAAGTGAAATGTCTCCGAGGAGAGTTGCAGCAGGTTAGAGAGGATCGTGATCGCCAAGTGGCTCAAGTGCAGGCTTTAACTTCTGATGTGGTGAAGTATAAAGAAAGTACTGGTGAATCCTGTGCAAAACTAGAATATCtgatggaaaaaacaaaatccttgGAG GAGACATGTTCTTCTCAGAGGGAACAAATATGCTTGTTGGAGCATCAGCTCACTGCTGCAAATGAAAAGCTGAAG atGTCTGATTTATCTTCTATAGAAACAAGGACAgaatttgaaaagcaaaagagAACTGTACGTGAATTACAGGAGCGCTTGGCAGAGACAGAAAACCAACTAGTTGAAGGAgagaaattgaggaaaaaattgCACAATACTATTTTG GAGCTAAAGGGGAATATTCGAGTATTTTGTAGAGTGCGTCCCGTGTTGCCAGATGATGGTGCTGGGTCTGAGCCGCCAGTCATTTCTTATCCTACCTCAACAGAAGCTCTTGGCAGAGGCATCGATGTAATACAAAGTG GACAGAAATATCCTTTTACATTTGACAAGGTGTTCAATCATGATGCTTCTCAGCAAGAAGTTTTTGTTGAAATATCACAGCTTGTACAGAGTGCCCTTGATGGCTATAAG GTATGCATCTTTGCTTATGGTCAAACAGGTTCGGGCAAAACTTATACTATGATGGGCAGGCCAGAAGCTGCAGGGCAGAAGGGGCTGATACCACGCTCTTTAGAACAAATATTTCAAACTAGCCAGTCCCTTATGGCACAGGGTTGGAAGTACAAAATGCAG GCTTCAATGCTGGAAATATACAATGAAACCATTCGTGATTTGTTGTCGACAAATAAATCGAGCAGTACAGAAAATGGAGCTCCAGGAAAGCAGTATACCATCAAACATGATGCAAATGGAAACACCTATGTCACTGATCTTACAATTGTGGACGTTTGTAGAATGGAAGAGATTTCCTCTCTACTTAGGCAAGCTGCACAAAGCAG gtcCGTTGGTAAGACCCAAATGAATGAACAGTCTTCGAGAAGCCATTTTGTGTTCACATTGCGTATATCAGGAGTAAATGAG GGTACTGAACAACAAGTGCAAGGAGTTCTAAACCTCATTGATCTTGCTGGAAGCGAGCGACTCTCGAGGAGTGGGGCAACTGGAGACAGGTTGAAGGAAACTCAG GCCATCAACAGAAGCTTGTCATGCTTGAGTGATGTGATATTTGCTTTGGCAAAGAAAGAGGACCATGTTCCTTTTAGGAACTCAAAATTGACTTATCTTCTGCAG CCTTGTCTAGGAGGCGATTCCAAAACCCTGATGTTTGTCAATATTTCTCCGGATCCTGCTTCAGTTGGGGAATCTCTGTGTTCTCTTCGGTTTGCAGCCAGAGTTAATGCTTGTGAAATTGGTATTCCTCGACGACAAATGCTAGCTCAAACGCCAGCTCGACCTGCAGATTCGCGCTTGAGTTATGGCTAA
- the LOC118031647 gene encoding oxygen-evolving enhancer protein 3-2, chloroplastic, with translation MAQAMASMAGLRGSGTSQAVLEGSLQLSGSNRLLKVPSNTARVAVARPVLTVKAQQQVSGEPETSRRGMLGLVAAGLASGSFVQAVLAASLPIKVGPPPAPSGGLPGTLNSDEARDLVLPLKERFFLQPLPPAAAAARAKESAKEIIGVKGLIDKKAWPYVQNDLRLKASYLRYDLNTVISAKPKDEKKSLKDLTGKLFDTISNLDHAAKIKSTPEAEKYYAQTVSALNDVLAKLG, from the exons ATGGCACAAGCAATGGCTTCAATGGCTGGCCTACGTGGAAGTGGAACATCTCAGGCAGTCCTTGAAGGTAGCCTCCAGCTAAGTGGTTCGAACAGGTTGTTGAAGGTGCCTAGCAACACCGCTCGTGTGGCTGTGGCACGTCCTGTTCTTACTGTTAAAGCCCAACAACAAGTGTCCGGAGAGCCTGAAACTAGCCGTAGGGGCATGTTGGGTCTTGTTGCTGCTGGTTTGGCTTCTGGTTCTTTTGTTCAAGCTGTTCTTGCTGCCTCTCTCCCTATCAAAGTCGGCCCTCCTCCCGCTCCTTCTGGCGGACTAC CTGGGACGTTGAACTCTGATGAAGCAAGAGACTTGGTCCTGCCATTGAAAGAAAGGTTTTTCTTGCAACCACTCCCCCCAGCTGCGGCAGCAGCAAGGGCTAAGGAGTCAGCTAAGGAAATTATTGGTGTGAAAGGTTTGATTGACAAGAAGGCTTGGCCTTATGTCCAAAATGATCTTCGCCTCAAGGCTTCATATCTTCGTTATGATCTCAACACTGTTATATCTGCTAAGCCCAAGGATGAGAAGAAATCCCTCAAGGACCTTACTGGAAAGCTCTTTGATACCATCAGCAAT ctgGACCATGCAGCAAAGATTAAGAGCACCCCTGAAGCAGAGAAGTACTATGCTCAGACTGTATCTGCTCTGAATGATGTTCTTGCTAAGCTTGGTTAA
- the LOC118031648 gene encoding protein DESIGUAL 2 — protein sequence MAKNIGFLVCLLIMALDVVAGILGIEAEMAQNKVKHLKMWIFECRDPSHQAFKLGLAAVILLALAHIVATLLGGCTCMCSKEEFNKASANKQLAVASLFFSWIILAVGFSLLIIGTLANSKSRKLCGISHNRVLSIGGILCFVHGLFTVSYYVSATATARDHSRHHDRNATQA from the exons atggccAAAAACATTGGTTTTCTGGTTTGTCTCTTAATCATGGCATTGGATGTTGTCGCTGGCATACTTGGGATTGAAGCTGAGATGGCTCAAAACAAG GTGAAGCATTTAAAGATGTGGATTTTCGAGTGTAGAGACCCAAGTCATCAAGCTTTCAAGCTAGGCTTGGCTGCGGTGATTCTTCTTGCCCTAGCTCATATCGTTGCTACCTTGCTTGGTGGCTGCACTTGCATGTGCTCCAAGGAAGAATTCAACAAGGCATCTGCTAACAAGCAACTAGCTGTCGcttcccttttcttctcatg GATTATACTGGCAGTTGGGTTCTCGTTGCTGATCATAGGGACACTGGCGAactcaaaatcaagaaaattatgtGGAATATCACATAATCGTGTTCTGTCAATTGGAGGCATTCTGTGTTTTGTTCATGGACTCTTCACAGTTTCCTATTATGTATCTGCCACTGCTACAGCTCGAGACCATTCTCGGCATCATGACCGTAATGCAACTCAAGCTTAG
- the LOC118031649 gene encoding protein HEAT-STRESS-ASSOCIATED 32, whose product MSSSSVYYQWKSFEEDEDRPEKPRRFGVTEMRGPQYTLLSQNMLQDVFETMGQFVDGLKFSGGSHSLMPKSFIKEVIDMAHKHDVYVSTGDWAEHLLHKGPTAFKEYVEECKSMGFDTIELNVGSLGVPEETLLRYVRLIKSGGLKAKPQFAVKFNRSDIPTGGQRAFGAYVPPTPRALDLYLCFTELVEDVSLLINMAERCLEAGADMIMIDADDICKDVDSLRADIVAKVIGRLGLEKTMFEASNTKTVDWFIKRYGPKVNLFVDHSQVIGLECLRGGRNMGRRQASALGSSYSLFLNCCFANGYHFLLVSWNLIMLSFPTFVDIYVQ is encoded by the exons ATGTCATCATCCTCAGTGTATTACCAATGGAAGAGCTTCGAGGAAGACGAAGATCGACCAGAGAAGCCTCGTAGATTTGGAGTTACAGAGATGAGAGGCCCTCAGTATACTCTTTTAAGCCAGAACATGCTTCAA GATGTTTTTGAGACAATGGGGCAGTTTGTTGATGGACTGAAATTCTCTGGAGGTTCTCATAGTTTGATGCCTAAGTCTTTTATCAAAGAAGTGATTGACATGGCCCACAAACATGATGTGTATGTTAGTACTGGCGATTGGGCTGAGCATTTGCTTCATAAAGGTCCAACGGCTTTCAAAGAGTATGTTGAG GAATGTAAAAGTATGGGGTTTGACACAATTGAGCTGAATGTGGGATCGCTTGGAGTTCCAGAAGAAACACTTTTGAGATACGTGCGCTTGATTAAGAGTGGTGGTTTGAAAGCTAAGCCTCAATTTGCAGTCAAGTTTAACAGGTCAGACATTCCGACTGGTGGGCAAAGAGCATTTGGGGCTTATGTACCCCCAACACCTCGAGCTCTG GATCTATATCTTTGTTTCACAGAACTGGTTGAAGATGTTAGTCTCCTGATTAACATGGCCGAGAGATGCTTAGAGGCTGGGGCAGACATGATTATGATTGATGCAGACGACATCTGCAAGGATGTTGATTCTCTGAGAGCAGATATAGTTGCAAAAGTAATTGGACGACTAGGTCTTGAGAAGACCATGTTTGAAGCATCAAATACTAAAACTGTAGACTGGTTTATCAAACGTTATGGCCCAAAG GTGAACCTCTTTGTGGATCATTCTCAAGTAATTGGTCTAGAATGCCTCCGTGGCGGCCGCAACATGGGTAGAAGACAGGCTTCTGCTCTTGGCTCCTCATACTCTCTCTTCCTGAACTGTTGCTTTGCGAACGGATATCATTTCCTTCTTGTAAGCTGGAACTTGATAATGTTAAGTTTTCCAACTTTTGTTGATATCTATGTTCAGTAA